The proteins below come from a single Prosthecobacter sp. SYSU 5D2 genomic window:
- a CDS encoding FAD-dependent oxidoreductase yields MKLPRTLLAALAATALSSHAQQVWVEAESFANHGGWMLDTQFIDIMGSPYLLAHGMGSPVKDAETEITIAEPGNYKVWVRTKNWVGPWDAPGAPGKFQVSVNGKVLDKVLGTEGKDWLWEEAGTVELSGKATLGLVDKTGFDGRVDAIVLSKDASFTPPADLAATNMLRKKLLGLPEVAPETEEYDLVVVGGGYAGMGSAISGARQGLKVAFIQNRPVLGGNGSSEVQVWAMGGTRRGLYPHLGEIVEEFADRASNSPAPSPEEYNDKLKEEVVKAEVNIDLFLNTHVYAVEMEKADDKKIRSVTGLDTRTGKETRFRGKFFSDCTGHGSVGYLAGATILQEEKGRMGMSNMWVLKKTAHPKPWPPTPWALDLTLEDFPLPRPMDPVGVKNKPNMIGYDLGYTPAENYEDYLHGPWFWESGFDQDPINGLERIRDWNFRAVYGAVSAMKKYAPDEYGNYDMTWLAFVGGTRESRRIVGDLILPGEDMVNGVIHPDACVPTTWDQDLHYPKEQYAVKFPENPFISRAQFGKHTDRKNGYPVPYRCLYSKDISNLFMAGRNISVDRYALGSTRVMRTCGMFGEVVGKAAWISVRHHTTPRGVYEQYLDILKDLMSQPGAMRRDSLEGPLYMPANAKKLPEVVSDSLDPKKLEGIVIDDTDAELVGNWTTGEGLKPFVGEHYSYGRGEGASARFSFAVKESGEYDVRVYWQPHENRAKKAPVTVLSADGEKTVRVDQTKPAAEANGAHSIGTYKFNAGEEAAVIFRTDGSEGNVHLDAVQVIKK; encoded by the coding sequence GTGAAGGATGCGGAGACCGAAATCACCATTGCCGAACCTGGGAACTACAAGGTCTGGGTGCGCACGAAAAACTGGGTCGGACCTTGGGATGCCCCGGGGGCTCCTGGTAAATTCCAGGTCAGTGTCAATGGCAAGGTTCTGGACAAAGTGCTCGGCACTGAAGGCAAAGACTGGCTTTGGGAAGAAGCCGGCACGGTGGAGCTTTCCGGCAAGGCCACTCTGGGCCTGGTGGACAAAACCGGCTTCGACGGCCGGGTGGACGCCATCGTCCTCAGCAAAGACGCTTCCTTTACCCCTCCCGCAGATTTGGCAGCCACGAATATGCTGCGCAAAAAACTCCTGGGCCTGCCTGAAGTGGCTCCTGAAACGGAAGAATATGATCTGGTCGTCGTCGGTGGCGGTTATGCCGGTATGGGCTCCGCCATCTCTGGCGCACGTCAGGGCCTGAAAGTGGCCTTCATCCAGAACCGTCCGGTCCTGGGTGGCAACGGCTCCAGCGAAGTGCAGGTCTGGGCCATGGGCGGCACCCGTCGCGGCCTGTATCCGCATCTTGGTGAAATCGTCGAGGAATTCGCCGACCGCGCCAGCAACAGCCCGGCACCTTCCCCAGAGGAATACAACGACAAGCTGAAGGAGGAAGTCGTGAAGGCCGAAGTGAACATTGACCTCTTCCTCAACACCCACGTGTATGCCGTGGAAATGGAAAAGGCGGATGACAAGAAGATCCGCAGCGTGACCGGCTTGGACACCCGCACGGGCAAAGAGACCCGCTTTCGTGGCAAATTCTTCAGTGACTGCACAGGGCACGGCAGTGTCGGTTATCTGGCCGGAGCCACCATCCTGCAGGAAGAAAAAGGCCGCATGGGCATGAGCAACATGTGGGTGCTGAAAAAGACCGCCCATCCCAAACCATGGCCGCCAACCCCTTGGGCGCTGGACCTCACCCTTGAAGACTTCCCTCTGCCCCGTCCGATGGATCCAGTGGGTGTGAAGAACAAACCCAACATGATTGGTTATGACCTGGGTTATACCCCGGCTGAAAATTATGAAGACTACCTCCACGGCCCTTGGTTTTGGGAGAGCGGCTTCGACCAGGACCCCATCAATGGCCTGGAGCGCATCCGTGACTGGAACTTCCGCGCCGTCTATGGTGCCGTCAGCGCCATGAAAAAGTACGCGCCTGATGAATACGGCAACTACGACATGACCTGGCTGGCTTTTGTCGGCGGCACCCGTGAGTCCCGCCGCATCGTCGGTGACCTCATCCTCCCTGGTGAAGATATGGTCAATGGCGTCATCCATCCTGATGCCTGCGTGCCAACCACCTGGGACCAGGACCTGCATTACCCGAAAGAGCAGTATGCGGTGAAGTTCCCTGAAAACCCGTTCATCTCTCGCGCCCAGTTTGGTAAGCATACGGACCGTAAAAACGGCTATCCCGTGCCTTACCGCTGCCTGTATTCCAAGGACATCAGCAACCTGTTCATGGCCGGCCGCAACATCAGCGTGGACCGTTACGCCCTGGGCAGCACCCGTGTGATGCGCACCTGCGGCATGTTTGGCGAAGTGGTTGGCAAGGCCGCCTGGATCAGCGTCCGTCACCACACCACTCCGCGCGGTGTTTATGAGCAGTATCTGGACATCCTGAAGGACCTCATGAGCCAGCCCGGTGCCATGCGCCGCGACAGCCTGGAAGGCCCTCTTTACATGCCTGCCAATGCCAAGAAACTGCCTGAGGTGGTCAGTGATTCGCTTGATCCCAAGAAGCTCGAAGGCATCGTCATTGATGATACGGATGCCGAACTCGTCGGTAACTGGACCACCGGCGAAGGCCTCAAACCTTTCGTGGGCGAGCATTACAGCTACGGCCGGGGTGAGGGTGCCAGTGCCCGCTTCTCCTTTGCTGTCAAAGAGAGCGGCGAATACGATGTGCGCGTCTATTGGCAGCCACATGAAAACCGTGCCAAAAAAGCCCCGGTGACCGTGCTCAGCGCCGATGGCGAAAAGACTGTCCGGGTGGACCAGACCAAACCTGCGGCAGAGGCCAACGGTGCTCACAGCATCGGCACTTATAAATTCAATGCAGGCGAGGAAGCTGCCGTCATCTTCCGCACCGATGGTTCCGAGGGCAACGTGCACCTGGATGCCGTGCAGGTGATCAAAAAGTAA